A genomic segment from Rhizoctonia solani chromosome 11, complete sequence encodes:
- a CDS encoding Retrotransposable element Tf2 protein, producing MASPILFVKKKNGKLRMCVDYRRLNSMTKKNAYPLPLPQNLIEKLQGAKIFSKFDLRAGYNLVRIKEGDEWKTAFKTKYGLFKYLVMPFGLTNAPAAFQDMMNKIFRDLLDVYVIIYLDNILVFSLNEKDHEAHVREVLKRLQDNDLFCNIEKCHFHVKKIDYLGFIISEFGIEVNQSKVTDALNWSTPKNVKNIQEFLGFVNFYRRFIPNFGNMAQPLYNLLKKDSNWRWESAEQQSFDSLKKCLTSAPLLLQPDTTRQFYVECDASDYATGAILSQRNSEGKLAPVAYLSKSLSPAEKNYDIFDKELLAVIRAFKEWRHLPGAQNRKADILSRRYNLIPLEGGVENQVLLKPELFISSITPDQEINDLIGEAIYEDNRLREILQKLQNKEKVIDWELKEGLLWYQGKIFVPKDETIRNLILESRHDALAAGHPGQARTLELVSRNYYWPSLKKFVNSYVSHCETCIRSKPTNQVPTGLLKPLQIPERPWEDIAYNMIVGLPVSEGFDAILTVIDRFSKMVHFIPTQSTASAIDVANLFITYVWKLHGLPRSTVSDRGPTFNAKFIRHLYKRLDIKPTYSTAYHPQTDGQTERIQREAEIFIQMFGNHRQSDWVSLLPLAKFALNNLKQTSTGKSPFQTCYGYNPRFTVGQKSDESVPNADEHAEFLEKGYDEVKAALSMSQERMKHFYDQRHREEEEIQVGNKVWLSHQNISTDRPSIKLSHKKLGPYLVIEKIGSHAYKLQLPHTMRIHPVFHINLLTKFHPDPHGRDPPNLHLLLQKKWKGYDEGSNSWEPVDNVGNAQEAIEEFHMEHPDAVGA from the exons ATGGCTTCCCCAATACTATttgtcaagaagaaaaacgGGAAATTACGCATGTGTGTAGACTATCGACGGTTgaatagcatgaccaagaagaacgctTACCCCCTGCCCTTGCCACAAAACCTTATTGAGAAACTACAAGGTGCTAAGAtctttagtaaatttgatcttaGGGCAGGCTACAACTTAGTCCGAATTAAAGAaggcgatgaatggaaaaccgctttcAAAACTAAATACGGATTAttcaaatacttggttatgccttttggattgaCAAATGCGCCGGCAGCCTTTCAGGACATGATGAACAAAATATTCAGAGACCTCTTGGACGTTTATGTCAtcatctacttggacaataTTCTAGTCTTCTCTCTGAATGAAAAAGATCATGAAGCCCATGTGCGAGAGGTACTCAAAAGGCTGCAGGATAATGACCTTTTTTGCAATATTGagaaatgccatttccacgtcaagaAAATTGATTATCTAGGGTTTATCATATCTGAATTTGGTATAGAAGTCAATCAATCAAAAGTCACAGACGCCTTAaattggtcaacacctaagaatgtcaaaaacatccaagaattcctaggatttgtgaacttcTATAGACGGTTTATCCCTAATTttggaaatatggcacaaccACTGTACAATTTGCTCAAGAAAGATAGTAACTGGAGATGGGAATCAGCAGAACAACAATCTTTTGACAGCCTTAAAAAATGTCTTACTTCAGCGCCCTTGCTTTTACAACCTGACACCACAAGACAATTTTATGTGGAATGCGACGCATCGGATTATGCCACTGGAGCAATACTATCCCAACGCAACTCTGAAGGGAAATTGGCTCCAGTAGCCTATCTGTCCAAATCCTTATCCCCTGCCGAAAAAAATTACgatatctttgacaaggaattgttggcagtcattagggcatttaaagaatggcgccattt GCCTGGAGCACAGAACAGGAAGGCAGACATCCTCTCAAGACGCTACAATTtgataccccttgaagggggggtagagaaccaagttctcttgaaaccggaacttttCATTTCATCCATTACTCCGGATCAAGAAATCAATGATCTAATTGGCGAGGCAATCTATGAGGATAACCGCCTTAGGGAAATTCTGCAGAAACTCCAGAATAAGGAAAAAGTCATAGATTGGGAATTGAAAGAGGGCTTACTGTGGTATCAAGGGAAAATATTTGTACCAAAGGACGAAACCATCAGAAATCTCATTTTGGAATCCAGGCACGACGCATTAGCCGCAGGTcatccaggacaagccaGAACATTGGAACTTGTCTCCAGAAATTATTACTGGCCATCCCTGAAGAAATTCGTGAACTCTTACGTCAGTCACTGCGAGACATGTATCCGGTCCAAACCTACAAATCAAGTTCCCACAGGCCTATTAAAACCATTACAAATCCCTGAACGGCCCTGGGAAGATATAGcatacaacatgattgtaggactACCAGTTTCAGAAGGCTTTGATGCTATCCTTACTGTCATTGATCGATTTTCAAAAATGGTACACTTTATCcccacccaatccacagcATCTGCCATCGACGTTGCCAATTTATTCATCACGTATGTATGGAAACTACATGGTTTACCCAGGAGCACAGTTTCAGACAGGGGCCCCACATTTAACGCCAAATTCATTCGTCATTTGtataaaaggctggacattAAGCCAACATATTCAACAGCATATCATCCACAAACCGATGGACAGACGGAACGCATCCAAAGGGAAGCTGAAATCTTCATACAaatgtttgggaatcatcGTCAATCAGACTGGGTGTCACTattgccattggccaaatttgCCTTAAACAATTTAAAACAAACTTCCACAGGGAAATCCCCGTTCCAAACATGTTATGGCTATAACCCAAGATTTACAGTAGGACAAAAGTCAGATGAATCAGTCCCAAACGCAGATGAACATGCAGAATTCTTGGAAAAGGGCtatgatgaagtcaaggcaGCGTTATCAATGtcccaagaaaggatgaaacacttctatgatcaacgtcacagagaagaagaagaaattcaagtagggaACAAAGTTTGGCTAAGTCATCAGAATATATCCACCGACAGACCATCCATCAAGCTCAGCCACAAAAAGCTAGGCCCCTACTTGgtaattgaaaaaattggatCACATGCGTATAAATTACAACTACCTCAtaccatgcgcatacatccagtcttTCACATTAATCTTCTGACAAAAttccatcctgaccctcatgGACGCGACCCTcccaacctgcacctattattacagaagaag tggaagggatacgacGAAGGAAGCAACTCGTGGGAACCAGTGGATAATGTGGGTAACGCTCAAGAAGCCATAGAAGAATTCCACATGGAACaccctgatgcagttggagcttga
- a CDS encoding Retrovirus-related Pol polyprotein from transposon: MALCISAESSAESSAVDTELRIVLPEKSANDEPVISQAELVSDLGINCLVPEEPTTPSRGDNIDQISIHSSISTDEGLRSPVINTRSPNGLTISDVRVETPMSQDPELPSTLISGMSSSITHSFTKPTDHEYLLPPDKLTPYGLVTSEVSNPGDRSNNDTLASTPMREHLYQYELLEDQLDILTTLSYKYNQEAERKHSTYKPEAIEPDEPDINLCISSLNTQASGTAEEQALQHITGPSYQDNFTFTVRSAAARTSRLSRSPVRSSSRRSTNQAFGTAKNLRSNRPARADSANRLRMKRRKLPLAVNIVINATKETRLVPMNQIRAPTKTNILNKGQGTILRIHLTNQEYSDVPIRNPIRARSFRPKPVHFDPKLEPDNIPEWNGDTSELPRWIISINNLAEYGIYARIQLGRQVPSRLTGRALRWFNALDKTYRQIITANWPSLRRAITIHFMNRSLIDRNKAEALQAGFRDRDNPYETPVDYIVWKAETLTLFSDWTESELITEIMNSAPEHWSLYIDTSVGTTWDDFLDKVAWHEDRLLRHDNNISQDIQKQLDEMKEILKNIEIQPDSNVKTNRSSQGDYKELSDNKNTSDNESEINEKASTQDSYQTLRSSQR; this comes from the exons ATGGCCCTATGCATAAGCGCCGAGTCAAGCGCCGAGTCAAGCGCCGTTGACACTGAGCTCCGAATCGTATTACCTGAGAAATCAGCTAATGACGAACCAGTTATTAGTCAAGCAGAGTTAGTTTCAGATCTTGGAATTAATTGTCTAGTACCAGAAGAGCCGACTACACCAAGCAGAGGTGATAATATCGATCAAATAAGTATTCATTCATCAATATCTACTGACGAAGGACTCCGGTCGCCGGTAATTAATACAAGGAGTCCAAACGGCTTAACAATATCGGATGTAAGAGTCGAAACTCCTATGTCGCAAGATCCCGAACTACCTTCGACACTTATATCAGGGATGTCAAGCTCGATAACGCATTCGTTCACCAAGCCGACCGATCATGAATACTTGCTACCGCCTGATAAGCTTACGCCATATGGTTTGGTTACAAGTGAAGTATCCAATCCAGGAGACAGGAGTAACAACGACACGTTAGCTTCGACACCAATGAGAGAGCATCTATACCAATACGAACTTTTAGAAGATCAGTTGGATATATTGACAACCCTCTCGTACAAGTACAATCAGGAAGCGGAACGTAAACACTCGACTTACAAGCCGGAAGCTATCGAGCCCGACGAACCAGATATTAATCTTTGTATTAGCTCACTAAATACACAAGCATCTGGCACAGCGGAGGAACAGGCACTGCAGCATATAACCGGTCCGTCGTACCAAGACAACTTTACCTTTACAGTTAGGAGCGCCGCAGCACGAACATCACGGCTGTCTCGATCGCCTGTAAGGTCCAGCTCAAGACGAAGTACTAACCAAGCATTCGGCACTgcgaagaatttaaggtcgaATAGA CCAGCTCGCGCAGATTCAGCGAATCGTCTCAGGATGAAACGTCGCAAGCTTCCGTTAGCAGTCAATATAGTCATAAATGCAACCAAGGAGACTCGCCTTGTGCCCATGAATCAAATCAGAGCTCCAACGAAGACCAACATCCTCAACAAAGGACAAGGAACGATCCTCCGGATCCACCTGACGAATCAGGAGTATAGTGACGTACCTATAAGGAATCCTATACGCGCACGATCTTTCAGACCTAAGCCCGTGCACTTTGATCCTAAACTTGAGCCGGATAACATTCCAGAATGGAATGGCGATACCAGCGAATTACCCAGATGGATCATATCCATCAATAATTTAGCTGAATACGGTATCTATGCACGCATACAGTTAGGACGACAAGTGCCATCGAGACTCACGGGTCGAGCGCTAAGATGGTTTAATGCACTAGATAAGACTTATCGACAAATCATCACCGCCAATTGGCCAAGTTTAAGACGCGCAATAACAATACACTTCATGAATCGATCGCTGATAGACAGAAATAAGGCCGAAGCTCTTCAAGCCGGATTCAGAGACAGAGATAACCCGTATGAAACACCGGTAGACTACATTGTTTGGAAGGCCGAAACGCTTACTCTATTTAGCGATTGGACCGAATCTGAACTAATTACGGAGATCATGAACAGCGCTCCTGAACATTGGTCATTGTATATAGATACATCTGTAGGAACTACATGGGACGacttcttggacaaagttGCATGGCATGAAGACCGCTTGCTGAGACAtgataataatatatctcagGACATACAGAAGCAGCTCGACGAAATGAAAGAAATTCTGAAAAATATCGAAATTCAACCGGATTCCAACGTCAAGACGAATCGCTCCAGTCAAGGGGATTACAAAGAGTTAAGCGACAACAAGAATACGAGTGACAACGAGTCTGAAATCAACGAAAAAGCCTCTACTCAAGACTCCTACCAAACCCTTCGATCTTCACAGCGTTAG
- a CDS encoding Retrovirus-related Pol polyprotein from transposon, whose amino-acid sequence MNRILSRFLWQFALVYIDDIVIYSVKFEDHCNHLDQVLGAIEEAEITLSPKKCHIGYQSLLLLGQKVSRLGLSTHKEKVDAILELEPPKNVPTLQTFLGMMTYFSSYIPFYSWIVAPLFKLLKKGTAWSWEEKEQQAFELAKEALASAPVMAYPIIGKPYRLYTDACNYGLGGILQQVQSIKIKDLKGTKAYKYLRGEYDKGNPVPRMTIPASKQRDNVTGGDTWDKQDFEETTVQVERVIAYWSRILKEAERNYSPTERKALALKEALVKFQVYLEGAEFVAITDHAALTWSKTYNNVNRRLMTWGLVFSAYPGMQLCTAQEDPLADQSTPLKLNMEEDPLRNLYKEINERFEEKLLRVASAFTQSYKIGNSQKPIKKWIPTPAEAISYQTTTSYSVEISINSEEITRFIEAYKKDSHFKQIGDNGLIYFIDSQEKYRLCVPRDLQVDILKENHDNLNQGAHAVMLRHIIELLLFTIGLRWLEAFRKAGHRRHGPRGFLQPLPIPQQPFEVVSMDFIMDLPPSNNYNAILVIVDKLTKYGHFIPCTTQIDEVQTAQLFHDHIWCHYGLPWQVITDRDARWTGAFWGHLVSMLGIWQALTTAHHPQSDGQTEILNQTTEVAIRVFTNPAKDNWSKLLSGFAHSYNTSVHTSTQQTPAFLLRGFQPLTSANLLALTSENIPRPAQESQTAEEFKESMELARSLAKDALKVAQNYQQKYYNSDKTHVTFEPGDLVLINPHSLNLLKHQSGKGNKLNMRYEGPFEVMESISPVAYRIRLPASYRIHPIINIAHLESYKASPPEFGSRPTQNIPREDFQQMPEYEVERIVEERTIKKGNKRIRQYKIRWLGYSSEHDRWRTEKELRNAPEVIKEWKQTSGSTIHPNHKKKKEF is encoded by the exons atgaataggatactttcaagatttctatggcaatttgccctagtatatattgatgacatagtgatctatagtgttaagtttgaagaccattgcaatcacttagatcaagtcttaggagctattgaagaagctgaaatcaccctatctccaaagaaatgtcacattggataccaatcactactattgctaggacagaaggtatcaagattaggtctatcaacccacaaggaaaaagttgatgctatcttagagttggaaccccctaaaaatgttcctaccttacagactttcctagggatgatgacttatttctctagctatattcccttctactcatggattgtagcgcctttgttcaagcttctcaagaaaggaacagcttggtcttgggaggaaaaggaacaacaagcgtttgaacttgctaaagaggcccttgcatctgctccagtaatggcttatcctattattggaaaaccatacagattatatacagatgcatgcaactatggccttggaggaatattacagcaagtccaatccatcaagataAAAGACCTAAAGGGGACaaaggcatacaagtacttaaggggggaatatgacaaaggaaacccagttcccagaatgacaattcctgcttccaagcagagagacaacgtgactgggggggatacatgggataagcaagactttgaagaaacaactgtacaagtggagcgagtcattgcttattggtcaaggattctaaaagaagcagaaagaaactactccccaacagagcgcaaagcattagccctcaaggaagcacttgtgaaatttcaggtatacttggaaggagctgaatttgttgctatcacagatcacgccgctctcacttggagcaagacttacaataatgtcaacagaagactcatgacatggggcttagtattctcagcctacccaggaatgcaattgtgcaccgcgcaggaaga CCCTCTGGCAGATCAATCAactccactcaagctcaatatggaggaagacccattaagaaacctctacaaggagataaatgaacgttttgaagagaaacttcttagagttgcaagcgcattcacccagagttacaaaattggaaatagccagaagcccatcaagaagtggatacccacaccggcagaagctatatcttatcaaacaactacctcatactctgtggaaatatcaataaactcagaagaaatcacaaggttcatagaagcatacaagaaggactcccATTTCAAGCAA ataggagataatggattgatctactttatagattcccaggaaaagtatcggctatgtgtacctagggatctacaagtagatattttgaaggaaaatcatgataacctcaatcaaggagcacatgcggttatgctaagacatatcatcgaattgcttctgtttactattggcctaagATGGCTAGAAGCATTCAGAA AAGCAGGACATCGACggcatggacccagaggattccttcaacctttacctattccacagcaaccctttgaagtagtatcaatggacttcatcatggatcttccaccaagtaacaactacaacgctatcctagttattgtggacaaactaactaagtatggacatttcatcccatgtactactcagatagatgaagtacaaacagcgcaactgttccatgatcacatatggtgtcactatggtttaccttggcaagtaatcactGATAGAGATGCTAGATGGACAGGAGCCTTTTGGGGTCACTTAGTTAGTATGTTAGGAATTTGGCAAGCACTCACCACtgcacatcatcctcagagtgatggacaaacagagataCTTAATCAAACTACAGAAGTGGCTATTAGAGTATTCACTAACCCAGCCAAGGACAATTGGAGTAAGCTTCTATCAGGATTTGCGCACTCATACAATACAagtgtgcatacatccacacaacAGACACCAGCCTTCCTACTCCGCGGATTCCAGCCTCTAACATCAGCCAACTTACTGGCTCTCACTTCTGAGAACATTCCAAgaccagcccaagaaagtcaaacagctgaagaattcaaggaatccaTGGAATTAGCACGATCACTAGCTAAGGACGCTCTCAAAGTAGCTCAGAATTATCAACAGAAATACtataattctgacaagacacatgttacctttgagccaggagatttagtcttaatcaatccccattccttaaacttactcaaacatcagtcagggaaagggaataagctaaatatgcgttatgaaggaccatttgaagttatggaaagcatatcaccagtagcatataggataagattacctgctagctatcgcatacacccaatcattaacatagcccacttggaatcttacaaggcatcacccccagagtttggaagccgacccactcagaatatacctagagaagacttccaacagatgcctgaatatgaggtggaaaggatagtagaagaaaggacaataaagaaaggcaacaagagaatcaggcagtacaaaatccgttggcttgggtacagctcagaacatgatagatggaggacagagaaagaattaaggaatgctccagaagtaatcaaagaatggaagcaaacctctggctccactatccatcccaatcacaagaagaagaaggagttctaa
- a CDS encoding Retrotransposon gag protein: protein MPGLGAIGETNLSSSQVQSGWSAPSSCTHTPAPAAEPPHVYSPMSFSQMSDCEVLDMVAQNMIILKKEFSQLQGAYEAQHDQIALLRAELEEHCDQSQNQHIFYSTQIQGAAASIQAVQDQLLHNSTTCPTAPPPPPPSGTATSTNPPIAPASSNLDLKFAKPNKFNGKKEDALNFIIACQAYIRAKGANRSHEEKILWVTSYFEGAAEDWVRPYKERKVFRGEAVPLLEDIDVFWAEFTKHYVDTNRDEKYRQKWNNLRQKASVQEYTQEFQQYSVSLGYSDETLRNKYYDGLQNNIKDIMLSTMFQWRRATAQQVYDKAEEIANHIESTRLSHPSVSTVRAPANAAPTTTSTPPSTRTRLNVGDNVYMIDPTTRRAKKGAITSITIIAPTPVLASNSKGPGPMDLDGRGFSNLTCHVCGGKGHFARNCPSKPMSGHVANVEWSWERPKEENRIEVVSDEEELGKGKAKAN, encoded by the exons atgcctggctTGGGCGCAATAGGAGAGACTAATTTGTCTTCTTCTCAAGTTCAATCAGGATGGTCCGCTCCATCCTCTTGTACacatactcctgctcctgcggctGAGCCGCCACATGTATATTCCCCCATGTCTTTTAGCCAGATGTCAGATTGTGAAGTACTTGATATGGTTGCTCAAAATATGATTATCTTAAAAAAAGAGTTCTCGCAATTACAAGGCGCCTATGAGGCAcaacatgatcaaatagCATTGTTAAGggcagaacttgaggaacatTGCGATCAATCGCAAAATCAACACATATTCTATTCCacccaaatccaaggagcgGCCGCTTCCATTCAGGCTGTGCAAGACCAGCTACTTCACAATTCCACTACTTGTCCCACGGctcctcccccacctccaccttctggcacagccacctccaccaatcccCCAATTGCTCCTGCGTCTTCCAATTTGGATTTGAAATTTGCTAAACCCAATAAGTTCAATGGCAAGAAAGAGGACGCCCTCAATTTCATTATTGCCTGCCAGGCCTATATAAGAGCGAAAGGAGCAAATAGATCCCACGAGGAGAAAATATTGTGGGTAACATCATATTTTGAAGGTGCAGCAGAAGATTGGGTTCGCCCCTATAAAGAAAGGAAGGTTTTCAGGGGAGAAGCAGTCCCATTATTGGAGGATATTGACGTATTCTGGGCAGAATTCACTAAGCATTATGTGGACACTAATCGCGATGAGAAGTACCGTCAAAAATGGAATAATTTGCGGCAGAAAGCATCGGTTCAGGAATACACCCAAGAATTCCAACAATACTCCGTGTCCCTGGGTTACAGCGACGAGACACTGCGCAATAAGTACTATGATGGCCTCCAAAACAATATTAAGGACATCATGCTTTCaactatgttccaatggcgccGCGCTACTGCCCAACAAGTCTATGATAAGGCAGAGGAGATCGCAAACCATATCGAATCTACACGCTTATCTCATCCTTCTGTCTCCACAGTCCGCGCCCCTGCTAATGCCGCCCCCACTACCACTTCCACTCCCCCTTCCACCCGCACTCGTCTCAACGTGGGAGACAATGTCTATATGATTGACCCAACCACTcgccgcgccaagaaaggcgctattACTTCAATT ACCATCATTGCTCCTACCCCTGTCCTGGCCTCAAACTCCAAaggcccaggccccatggatcttgatggaagaggATTTTCAAACCTCACTTGCCATGTATGCGGTGGAAAAGGTCACTTTGCACGCAATTGCCCTTCCAAGCCCATGTCgggacatgtggctaatgttgaatggtcttgggaaagacCTAAAGAGGAAAATAGGATTGAAGTTgtctctgatgaggaagagttgggaaaaggaaaagccaaggccaactaa